TGACGAACGTGCTCGCGAGCGGCGAAGGCGACGTGGCGGCGCGGTGCGCCAGCACATACTCCAAAGTGCGCGGATTGCCCTCCTTGTTCTGCGGCGGATCGCCCCGGGCGAGCGCAAGTTCGTCTGCGCCCGACGGGAAATGTGCGCGCAAGTGCACCGCATCGCCCGCGGCTTCGCCGCGGTAATTCGGATCCATTGTCCAGTCGATCGTCGCGCCGGGCAACCCGCGTCCGCGACGCACCGCGTAGAGATACGAATAGCCCGGCGGAAAACCGTCTGCCCGCGCGCCACGCTCGACCGTTTCGCCCGCGTAGGTGCCACGAGCGGGCGCGGCGAGCTCGGCGCGCTCGGTGGTCACCGTCCCCGGCGGCCCGTGCAGGCTGAGCACATGGTCGCGGCCTCCGTTTACCCGGAAAATGTCGACCAGATAGGCACCCGCCCCACCCCGTTGCCCGATCAGCAACAGAGTGCGGGCATAGCGCTCGAGCGTCGGATAGGCCGCCCGCCCGTCGATCTCGACCGCGGCGAAATCCGGCAGCTGTCGGAACACGACGGCCTTGCCGCCCCAGTGACGGCGCTGCGGTTGTCCGTCGACGAAGACGGTGTTGTGCGCGAGCGTGTTCGTCGTCCACTCGTTGCGGCTCGGCCAGTTCGTCGCGAATTCCGGATAACCATGATCAGGCGCCAGCCAGCGGCCGAAGGCAAACAGGTCGAAATTCAACGTGTCCGCGTGCCCGTGAAAATAAGTGCGCCCATAGTTGCAGGCGACTCCGACATCGCCCACCTCGAGGCGCGCGAGTCCGAAGCCGGTCAGCAATTCTCCTCCATGCGGCGCGAGTGCCTGTGCCGCGGCGGCCAAGGCGCGTTCCAGCTCTTCCGGCTCGGCGGCGAACACGTCTCGCCCTAGCCCGTCCGCCGACCCGCCGTTCAGCGCCACCGCCGCCCGCGCCATCGCCGGATCGCCCGTGAGCCGAAATCCGAGCGCGCTGAAGGCCGCGTCGCCCGGCGCCGTCGTCACCAGCCCGGTCATGCCGGTGTCGCCGAGGTTCGGCACCGCTCGTCCCCGCACGGCCAGCCGGTGGCCGAGGGTGAAGGTCGCGCGCAGTTGCGGGAACTCGCTCCACAAATCGCGGCGCGGTGCCAACGGATAGTCCTCCAGCTTGGCCGCGATGCGGCTGAACAGCATGCCGGCAAACAGCGCGTAGTTGGGCGCCGCCTCCGTCGACCCGCCGTCGCGATCGAACTGACTCACGATGAAGCCCGGAATTGCACCACCGCGCGGCTCGAACAGCCACTCCAGCCACCGCGTCGTCTCCGGAGCCGTGTTCAACGCGAGGGCGGCCGCTGCCATCGCCTGCTGCTGCATGCCTTCATTGCCGCCGATCTGGCCGGATAGAATGCCGTCGTGGATGCAGCGCAGGACGCGCTCATCGACGTTGCGCACGAAAAGATCGCGCGTGCCCTTCCGAGTCGGCAGGTGAAAACGCCGGCCCTGTTGCGCGAGAAATTTTTCCAGCGACTCGTCTCCGACGGTTCCGCTCAGGATGGCGTCGTAGCTCTCCGCGAGCTTGCGCGCGGTGTTGGTCTCCCAGATCGCGCCCTCGATCTTGCCGACGCCGCGGTTTGCATCGGAGTGAAACCAACCGCGCTTCGCGTAGGGGGCCCAATCCATCTCCGGATAAACGTCTGCGATGCGATCGAGCAGGATGGCGGCCTTGTGCGCGTAGCGGGTCTCGCCGGTGAGGACGAACGCGTCGGCCAGCGCTTGCAGTCCCTCGAGCAAGTGGCGCCAGTATTTCCACGCGTAGTAGCCGATGAACCGGTAGTGCTGTCCATCCGGTGCCACGTAGCCCAAGCCGTCGTCGACGCCCCAGGTATGCAGCGGATCGCGCGGATCGGGGTGCGCGGTGTTGAACAAAAGGCTTCGATCGGCCCGCGCCGGATCGAACAGCCCGCGCTCATCGATGCCACTTCGGTAGTAGGTCGCAAAATCGTTTGTCGGGAAAACCGTGCCGCACGACGGGCAAGTGATCTTCCATGGCTGTCGCGCAAAATCGACACCGTAGGGAAAACTGCCAAAGCGATCGATCGCTCCGCCGCACTGCAAGCACCCCGCCCGCGTGGTTCCGCTCGCGCCGCGAGTGAGCGTCACGTCGATGCAACGCGGCAAATCCTGGCCCGGCACCAGCGCCCAGATTTCCTCGTCCCGCAGGACACACCAAGGGGCCGCGCGGGCGACGGCTCGGTCGCGGAGGCTGGCGGCCCAGCTGTAGCGCTCGACGTTACGCCGGACATTGTCCATGCGTGCCGCATTGAAGTATCCGCCGCTCGCGCGCTCGCCCGCCGCAGCCACCGGGAAAAGTCCGGCCAGACATCCCACGAGCAGGCATGCCCGCAATACAGTCCGTTTCATTCCACTTGGATACCGTTTGGTTACTTTTCGTCAACGGACTAAAAGGGGAAACGCACGGCGCCCCCACTCCACGCCAGCCCACCAAGATGAGGAAACAAGAGGGATAGCACCGTCTGAAAGTGCGACAAAGCATGACCGAACTGATCCAAGCGCCATTTCCTCGCGCAGTCATCGCCCGCGAGCGCACCCATCAGTTGCCTGGCGGACACTGCATTCGATGCCGCCCCGCTCTGGGCATTCACATAAGTGTTTCGCGTGGCGAAAGGGCAAAACAACAGCGTTCGTCCCACCACGCACAGGGCTTGCTGGCTCATGGACCGAAAGCGCGGGCGGTGCGCAACCTTGATCGCTGCTGGCGGTCTGTGGAGGCGCGATGAACTCCTTCCCCGGCCGCCCTCCCCGCGCCCGCGAGCCCCTGCGCTCGCCGTGGTTTCGCCGCGCGCTCTGGCTCAGCATCCTCGCCACCTTCCTCGGCGTCGCCTGGTCGTGGCAAGCCACGCACTTCGCCCGCCGCGAGCGCGAGTCCGCCCTCGCCCGCCAGGCGCGCGCGCACGCGCTCGACCTTTCGCTCGTCGAACTCTCCGCCGCCGCCACGCAGGCCGACGCCGCCGCGGAAGTCTTCCTCGTCACCTGGCGCTCCTCTTTTCTCGACGACGCCCTCGCCACCGAGGATGCCCTGCGCCGCCGGCTCGCGGACCTGCGCGCCACTTCGGCAGCCGACACCACGCTCGCACCCGAGCTCGACACGCTCGATTCGCTGCTCGCCCAGCGCCGGGAAAATTTCGCGCAACTGATCGCGTGGGCGCGCGCCGGCCAGTTCAACCGCGTGCGCGAGTGGAGCGAAGCGCACCACGACGCCGTGCGCGCCACCGTGGTGCAAACCGCGATCGATGCGCTGATCGCGCGCCAGCATCGCGCCCGCGCCGTCGAGACCGCGGCGGTCGCCGCGGCTAGCCGCCGCAGCGACCGCGTCATGTATTTGAGTTGGACACTGGAGGCGTCGCTCTGCGCCCTCGTCGCGTGGCTCCTCTGGCGCTACGAGCGCTCCCGCCAGCTCGTGATCATGTGCGCTTGGTCGCGCACGATCCAGTTCGAGGGCGAGTGGCTGACTTTCGAGCAATACCTCGAGCGCCGCTTCGGTCTGCAAACCTCCCACGGCGTCCGTCCGGAAGTCGCCGCGCAGATCGACGCGGAAGATCGCGAAAGCCAAGCCCACCGCCCGTAGGCACCCCGCCCGCTCAATCCACGTCAGCGTGGAGCAAAATCACGCCGCCCACCCACTCCGCGCTCGGGTGCCAGCTGACGGTTTTCGCATCCGCCATCGTCGGAGCCGCATCGCCCCAGGCATTTGCCACGCGCCAACTCCGCGCGCCGGGCAAGGCAAGTTGCAGCACCGCGGGCGCATCGGCGAACGCGTGCCAGACGGCGAGCACCCGACGCCCGTCCGAGCTCGTGAAGGTCACGACTTGGTTTCCCGTTGGCCGCGCCAGCGATTCACCCGTCGAGCGGCGGCACCGCGCAACGCCGTCGCGAATCAACGGCGCCACTTCCCGATAAAACGCGATCGCCTCCGCCAGGCGCGCCCACCGCGCCTCGTCCAGCGCGCCGACATCGCCCGAGAGGCACATGCGGCCGAGGAAGGTGGCGGCGAGCGAGTAGTTCAGCCGCGCGGGGCTGTCGCCCGCCCGCAACACCGCCCAAATCTGTTTCTGCGCCGACCAGACGAGCGGGTTGAGATTCGCCGCGATCAACGGGATGTCCGACGTCTCGTGCGCATCGGAAAACGAGCTCATCGCCGTCAGCGCCATCATCGATGGCTCCAGCCGATGCCCACCGGACGAACAGTTTTCGATCACGAGGTCCGGCAACTCGCGCCGCAATCGCGCGAAGAACCGCTGCACGCCCGCGAGGTGTTCGCGGAGATTTTCCCCGGGCGAAAGCGGTCCGTCGACGCCGGGGCCGATCGAGTCATTGCAATCGACCTTGAGGTAGCCGAAACCGTCGTCGCGCAGGCGCGCCAATACGCGCTCCGCGAGAAAATCGTGCACCCACGGATCGCGGAAATCCCAGAAGCGGCGCGGGCCTACCTCCAGCGGCACGCCGTCGCGGTGGAGTTGATGCGACGTCTCGTGCCACGCCGCCGAACCGAGATTGATGGCCTCGAATTCGAACCACAGGCCCGGCACCAATCCGCGCGCGCGGATCGCCGCCGTCGTCGCGCGCAAGCCGCCGGGAAACGCGCGGCGGTTCACGCGCCAGTCGCCATTCTGTTGGAATTGGTCGCCCGGTCGTTCCGCCCAGCCGTCGTCGATCACCAAGTAGCGCACGCCCGTGCCGGCGAGCCGGTCGGCGAGCGCGACGAGCGAATCGTGCGTTGGATGCCCCCACGACGTGCACCATTCGTTGAAGACGACGGGCAGCTCCGCCTCGCCTGTTGGCAACGGTTCTGCGCGCCCCCGCGCGGCGTTCAGCAGACGGTCACAGGCTTCGTCCACGCCTCCGACGGCGACCGTCAGAAAGGCCTCCGGCGCAGTCACGCTCGCACCCGGCGCCAGCGGGTGCCGCCACTCGCCGGCGAGCCGATCGGGGCCGCCGCCACTGAGCGCGACCTGATCCGCGCGGCGGAAAATTTCCAGATTCCACGTTCCGGGCGTGGCGACTTGCGCCGCCCAAGTCACGCCCGCAGCCCGGTCTTCGAGACCGACGAACGGGAACCAGCCGTTGACCGGCAAGGAGCCCGCCTGACCGAAACGCTCGCTGCGCACGCCGTGGCCGGTCCACGAGCGTTCGAGGTGCAGCGCTTCAAGGGTGCGCTCCTCGTGTCGTCCTTCCGCGCTCCACGCGCTGCGGAAGCGGTGCATGTGCAATCGACCGGATGCGTCGTCCGCGGCGAAGGGAGTCAGACCACCGAGCGAAAAGGCACTGAGATAGTCGAGCGTGAGCGGGCGATTCGTCGGATTCTCCGCTGTGACACGCACCGTTGCGACGCCGGTTCGCGGGTCGACGGACAGTGCGTGGCGACACACGAGGCCGCACGCGGCCGCGAGCACGGTCGTGAGCACGACATCGCCGTCGACTTCGGCCCGGCTGTGCTCGCGCACGGCTAAGCTCGCCGTGGTCGCGCTGTGCCGCAGCGTGCGGCCGTGGGCGAATCCGCCGGGCAACACGTCACCGCTGACGTGCGCGTGCACGAGCGGATCGACTTCCCAGGCGCGCGAGCGGTTCCACTGCGCGGGGAGTTGCGTGATCGCGGGCGAATCGAGCCATTCGCGCGGCGCGACCGCATCGCGTGCGCGCGCGAGCGGCAGCAGTTGCAGCCCCCAAGCATCCGGCCGGTCCTCGGGTGCGACGTAGCGCACGAGAAGATCACCGATGGGATATTCGGCGCGAACGAGGATCGGCATGCGGGTTCCTAAAGGCAAAGCGGCGAAAGTCGCGAGACTTTCGCCGCCGGAAACGTTCAGAATGCGCCGGCGCTCAGAAGCGCGTGGTAGCCGAGAAGGTCAGCGTGCGCGGGTTCGACCAAGTGCGGCCGCCGGCGGAGTAGAGCTTGTCGGTCAGGTTCTCGATGTTGAGCTGCAGATCGACGGGGCGACTGGCGACAGTCACGCGGTGGCCGATCGCCGCGTCGAACACGGTCCAGCCCGGCAGGACGGTGCCCCACGAGGAATTGCTGGCCAGCGGCATGACGGAAGTCTGGTAACGCACACCGAGGCCGAGCCAGAGGTCCTTCAGCTTGCCCTCGGTGAAGGAGTATTTTTGCCAGACGCGGACGGTGTCGTCCGGCGTGTTGTCGAGCGGGCGGCCATTGAGAATCGAATAGTCGATCATCGACTGCGCGGTGGCAGCGGTGCCGGTGAGCGGCTTGGAGAGCGTGAGCTTGTTGGTCCAGAGATGGCTGGCTTCGAAGGTCATCGTGTAATTGCGATTCGGCATCCAGGTGAAGCCGATCTCGATGCCGGCGGAGGTGTTGCCATCGATGGTGCGGTTCCACTGGACCTTGGCGGTTTGCGCGAGGTTCTGCGTGGCCGGGTTGGGGTCGACGGCCGTGCCGACATTGCGCGGATCGTTGGCCGTGCGCTCGTTGTCGATGATGACGGTGTTGTGGCGGGTGAGCTTGAACACACCGACGCGACCGATGAGGCGGCGGTCGAAGAACTCGACCTTGAGGCCGGCCTCGCGGCCGACGCCTTCGAGGTCGGGCACGGGATTGGCGGCGCGTTCCTCGGGCGTGACGAGCGCGGTGAAGCCGGAGGCGGCGTTGATGAGCGAGCCGGCGGGCACGGCCTCCGTGCCGACGTTCTGGCTGGCATAGAAGTTGAGGCCGGGGAACGGTTCATAGACGAGGCCGACCGTGTAGGAGTCCGTGGTGGTCTGGTCCGTGTGGAGGAAGCGTTGCAGGCGGGTGCGGTTGCGATCGAGATTCCAGGAGTCCTGCTGGATGCGCGTGTTGCGATAGCCGCCGAAGACCGTGACGCGGTCCTTCCAGAAACTGCCGCTGTAGGCGGCGTAACCGGCCTCGGGGTAGATGCGCGAGTAGCTCTGGGCGGTCACGCCCGGGGCGAGCGTGTCGTCGGCCCACGTGAGGATGGATTCGTAGTTCGGCACGCTGTGCACGCGCGGATCGAAGTAGTTGAGGATATTCGAGCCGGTCAGGCTGGCGGGCGAGCCGGTGACGTTGGACGAGCCGGTGACGGCGGCGAGGCTGTTGAAATTGAAGGTCGGATTGACGGACCAAGCCTGATTGTAGGCCGCTTCGTAGCCCGCGAGGAGCTTGTGCTTCACCTTGAGGAATTCCTTGGTGAACACGGCCTCGAGCTTGCCGGTGAGGGGGATTTCCTCGCGCTTCGTGGCGGTCGTCGTCGCGGAGAGCAGCGGCGTGCTGCCGTCCGGGTAGCGGCGGAGCGCGTTGCTGAAGAAGGTGGTGTAGCTGTGCTGATCGGCCCAGCGGCCGACGGCGCGGACCTCGAGCCAATCGGTGAGCAGCAGATTGGCTTCGCCTTCGACGAGATCGTATTTGGTGGAGAAAAAGTCATGTGCCCCGAAGTGGTTGGCGTCGTATCCGCCCGCCCAGTCGCCGGCGGTGAAGCTCTCGCCCTCGCCGAGGGAGCGCCAGCGGCCGTCGACATTGAACTTGTCGAGGCGCCAGTTGGCGAAGGTGCGGGCGATGCGCGTGCGGTATTCCGCCACGGTGTAGGGAATGCCGGCCAGCGCGCCGGTGCGGTTCTTGCCGAGATCGAGCAGCGCTTGCGAGGGATTGTCGTAGTCCGCCTGGTAGGCCGCGGTGGACTGCATGGAGTTGCTCACCATGTTGCCGCGCAGGTCGCGATGGGCGTATTCGAGGCGGGTGGTGAGCTTGCGGAACGGAGTCCACGTCACCTGCGGATTGATGAAGAACGTGGTCGAGTTGCTGGAGTCGCGCCAGGTGTTGTCGTCGCTGTATTGCGCGATCAGGCGGTAGGCGACCTTGTCCTTGTAGATCGGGCCGGTGAGGTCGGCCTTGAAGGCGTAGCTGTCGTTGGAGTCGACCTTGACGTTGAACTTGTAGGCGGGCGCGAACTGCGGCTTGGCGGTGACGAGGTTCATCACGCCGCCGAGTGTCGAACCGCCGATGAACACGGACATGGGGCCGCGGGCGACCTCGACGCGGTCGACGTTTTCGGTGCCGAAGCCGAACTTCATCGGCAGGCCGTTGCGCTGGCTGATGTTGATCGGCTGGCCGCGGATGCGGGTGCGCAGCGGCTCGCCGCCGGTGACGGCGCCGACAGTCGGATCGATGCCCGCCGAATTGCGCGTGCCGCCGTCCATGCCGCCTTGGTCCGTGGTGAAGCCCGCGAGGTAATTCGCGACGCCGTTGAAGCCGAAGCCGCCCGTGTCATCGAGGAACTGCGCAGTGACGACGTTGATCGCGAGGGGAATCTTGGAAAGTTCGGTGGCGAAGCCGGTCGTCGCGACGGATTTGTCGGCCACATAGGCCGAGTCGCGACGGCTGCGCACCTCGAAGACGGAAAGTTGCACGACCTTGTCGCCTTCCGGCGGCGGAGTCGTCGACGGCAGCGCTTGCGCGGCGAGCCAGGGAGCGCTGGCCAGACAGCCAAGGGCGGCGAGAACCCGGGAGCCAAAGCGGGAGATGTTCATTGTCGGGGATGAGGTGGATTGAGGTTAGGTGACATCCGCAAGCGTGCAGCGTCCCGCGACGACACTTCCGCCGGCATGAGCCGACGACAAAGCGAGCACGAACGGGGTGAGACAGCGCACGGGGTTTACGGGGTTGTCTGCGTATGGCCCCCGGCGGCGCGCAGGAAAACCGCTGCGTTACTGAAATCGCTCAGCCACCAGAGCGCTCGCGTCCTGAGCGATTTCGACGTCGTCTCGCTGGTGCGCCGCGCGCTTGCTCGGACGCTGTCCTCATGCCCCGCTCCCCGCGTTTTCCGCTCCGCCGCTGGCTCGTCCCGCTCTTCGCGCTCCTGCTCGCCGGCGCGTTGCGCGCCGGACCCGTCCGCATCATGGCGGTGGGTGACTCGATCACCGCCGGCGCCGACTTCTTCTCCTGCTACCGCTATCCGCTCTGGGAAAAACTGTTCGCGGCGGGCTACGTCGTCGAATTCGTCGGCACGCAGACGAGCGCCACGCGCATCGGCCCGCTCGCGCATGAAGGCTACGGCGGCAAGAACACCGAATTTCTCGCCGCCACGGTGCCAGCGCATTTTCTCACCCACCCGGCGGATATCGTGCTGCTTCACAGCGGCCACAACCACTCGGTCGAGGAAAGGCCCGTGGCCGGCATCGTCGCCGCGACGGAGAAACTGATTGCCGCCTTCCGCGCCGCGAACCCGCACGTCACCGTGCTGCTCGCTCAGGTGATCCCCGCCGGCAAGCTCCCAAAGTATTCCTACCTGTCGGAACTGAACGCCGCCCTTGCTGCCCTCGCCCAGCGACTCGACCGCCCCGCGCAACGCATCGTCCTCGTCGATCAGGTGAGTGGTTTCGATTGGGCGGCCGATACGGTCGCCGACAAGGTTCATCCGAACGCCCGCGGAGCGGAAAAAATGGCGCAGTGCTGGTTTGAGGCGCTGCGCACGGTGCTGCCGAAGCCCGCCCGCGAGTTCGCGCCGCGACGTCTGACCTACAAGCACACCGCCAATGCGGAGCTGCAGCTGCATGTGTTCGCGCCGCAGCTCGGCCGCGCGCCGTCTCCGTCGCACGGCCGTCCTGCCATCGTGTTCTTTTACGGCGGCGGTTGGACGCACGGCACGCCGCTGCAATTTTATCCTGAGTGCGCCTTCTTCGCGGACCACGGCCTCGTCGCCCTCAGCGCCGACTACCGCATCGCGTCCGCGCATGGTGCCACGCCGTTCGACAGCGCCGCCGACGCCCGTTCGGCACTCCGCTGGGTGCGGGCCCACGCGCACGAACTCGGCGTCGACCCCGATCGCATCGCCGCCGCCGGCGCCTCGGCGGGCGGGCAACTCGCTGCGATCACCGCGTTGGCGACGGGACCCGACGATGCCACCGACGATCCGGGCGTCTCGCCGCAACCCGACGCGCTGCTGCTCTGGTATCCAATCCTCGACACGAGCGCGGCCGGCTACGGCCACGCCTTGTTCGGCGAGCGTTTCGCCGAACTCTCGCCGCTCGCCCTCGTCCGCGCCGCACCGGAGCGCCTGCCACCGACGCTCATCCTGATGGGCGATGCGGACAACGCCACGCCCCCGGCCACTCTGCGTGCCTTCGAATCCGCTGCGCAGGCCGCGCGGCGCAACTGCGCGGTCGTCGTTTTTCCGGGCGGGAAACACCCGCTCTACGCCTACCGCGAAGGCGGGGAGCCTGGCCGCAGCCAAACCCTGGCCGCCGCGGTGAAATTCCTCGAGCGACTCGGCTGGCTGCCGGTTCACTGAGCGATTTCAGTGCGCACTGATTCGCGCCGCGTTTCGTTCCCGCCGACAGTGCGGATATGCCACCCCGTTCGCGGCCGTTCCTCCGCGCTCTTGTATTCGTCGCCACGCTCGGCGTCGCCGCGACGAACCTGTCCGCCCGCGAACGTCTCCTGCTCGATTTCGGGTGGAAATTTCACCTCGGCGACCCGGCCGGCCTCGATCCGGCGATCTTCGCCTACCCGGAAGTCGATGCGCTCGAGCGCACCGGCCGCGCACATCTTGAGGAAGAGCCCAAACTCGTCCCGCTGCGCCGCTCCGCCGCCGACATCAACGCCGCTCCGCCTGTCGCGTTCTCGCAGCCCGACTTCGACGATCGCGCCTGGCGCTCGCTCGACCTGCCGCACGACTGGGCCGTCGAACTTCCATTCAATCCCAAGGCGCTCCGCAACCACGGCTACAAGGACATGGGCGCCGGCGTCGGTGCGCAGAATTCCTGGGAAGCCCTTGAAATGGGCCAGAGCGCCCAGGCTCTCGGTGGCGTCACCGGCAACACCATCGGCTGGTATCGCCGCAGTTTCGACCTGCCGGTGAGCGATCGCGACAGCGCGCTCTGGGTCGAATTCGACGGCGTTTACCGCAACTGCCTCGTCTGGCTCAACGGCCGCTGCCTCGGCCGCAACGTCAGCGGCTACAGCAGCTTCAAGTTCGACCTCGCGCCCTTCGCCCATTTCGGCGGCCGCAACACGCTCGTCGTCCGCGTCGACGCCTCACGCACCGAGGGTTGGTTCTACGAAGGCGCCGGCATCTACCGCCACGCCTGGCTCGTGAAGACGCCGCCGCTCCACGTCGCGCACTGGGGCACGTTCGTCTCCACCACGCTCGCCTCCGACGGCAGCGCAACGGTGCGCGCGGAGACGACACTCCGCAACGACAGCGCGCACGCAACCCGCGCCGTGCTCGTCTCGCGTGTGCTCGACTCCGCGGGACGCACCGTCGCAGAGGCGACTTCATCGGACTTCGCTCTCGCCGCCGGAGCCGAGACGACCCTCGCGCCGCAGCTCACAGTCGCCGCGCCGCAGCTTTGGTCCCCCGAGTCGCCCCACCTTTACCGCCTCGTTTCCGAAGTGCGTCCCATCGATGAGCCATCTGCGGCGATGTCCGCACCCGACCTGCACGAAACGATCTTCGGCATCCGCACCATCCGCTTCGATCCCGAGCAGGGCTTTCTGCTCAACGGCAAAAAATACGTCATTCGTGGTTTCGGCGTGCATCAGGACCACGCCGGCGTCGGCGCGGCCGTGCCCGACGCCGTGCAGGAGTTCCGCATCCGCCGCCTGAAGGAAATGGGCGCGAACACCTACCGCACCGCC
The Candidatus Didemnitutus sp. genome window above contains:
- a CDS encoding alpha/beta hydrolase fold domain-containing protein, translating into MPRSPRFPLRRWLVPLFALLLAGALRAGPVRIMAVGDSITAGADFFSCYRYPLWEKLFAAGYVVEFVGTQTSATRIGPLAHEGYGGKNTEFLAATVPAHFLTHPADIVLLHSGHNHSVEERPVAGIVAATEKLIAAFRAANPHVTVLLAQVIPAGKLPKYSYLSELNAALAALAQRLDRPAQRIVLVDQVSGFDWAADTVADKVHPNARGAEKMAQCWFEALRTVLPKPAREFAPRRLTYKHTANAELQLHVFAPQLGRAPSPSHGRPAIVFFYGGGWTHGTPLQFYPECAFFADHGLVALSADYRIASAHGATPFDSAADARSALRWVRAHAHELGVDPDRIAAAGASAGGQLAAITALATGPDDATDDPGVSPQPDALLLWYPILDTSAAGYGHALFGERFAELSPLALVRAAPERLPPTLILMGDADNATPPATLRAFESAAQAARRNCAVVVFPGGKHPLYAYREGGEPGRSQTLAAAVKFLERLGWLPVH
- a CDS encoding heparinase II/III family protein, with the protein product MDWAPYAKRGWFHSDANRGVGKIEGAIWETNTARKLAESYDAILSGTVGDESLEKFLAQQGRRFHLPTRKGTRDLFVRNVDERVLRCIHDGILSGQIGGNEGMQQQAMAAAALALNTAPETTRWLEWLFEPRGGAIPGFIVSQFDRDGGSTEAAPNYALFAGMLFSRIAAKLEDYPLAPRRDLWSEFPQLRATFTLGHRLAVRGRAVPNLGDTGMTGLVTTAPGDAAFSALGFRLTGDPAMARAAVALNGGSADGLGRDVFAAEPEELERALAAAAQALAPHGGELLTGFGLARLEVGDVGVACNYGRTYFHGHADTLNFDLFAFGRWLAPDHGYPEFATNWPSRNEWTTNTLAHNTVFVDGQPQRRHWGGKAVVFRQLPDFAAVEIDGRAAYPTLERYARTLLLIGQRGGAGAYLVDIFRVNGGRDHVLSLHGPPGTVTTERAELAAPARGTYAGETVERGARADGFPPGYSYLYAVRRGRGLPGATIDWTMDPNYRGEAAGDAVHLRAHFPSGADELALARGDPPQNKEGNPRTLEYVLAHRAATSPSPLASTFVTVLEPYRGGALIRSVQRLPSHDDQVALRIELSNGDVDFVCSNPDEHGRLSAPGLELEGRLGWCRESAGRAARAVAVDATEWRTPDMRLESRGAVTGRVVRMSHDLAGGGVLWIDTEIPAGADVVGQCLHVDNQNERDATYVIRGVSRDGTLTKLDCGPISFVRGYAGETMKLRGQTLPADYSRGYLYDFEPGAAFRIPLHAEAGGVR
- a CDS encoding TonB-dependent receptor, coding for MNISRFGSRVLAALGCLASAPWLAAQALPSTTPPPEGDKVVQLSVFEVRSRRDSAYVADKSVATTGFATELSKIPLAINVVTAQFLDDTGGFGFNGVANYLAGFTTDQGGMDGGTRNSAGIDPTVGAVTGGEPLRTRIRGQPINISQRNGLPMKFGFGTENVDRVEVARGPMSVFIGGSTLGGVMNLVTAKPQFAPAYKFNVKVDSNDSYAFKADLTGPIYKDKVAYRLIAQYSDDNTWRDSSNSTTFFINPQVTWTPFRKLTTRLEYAHRDLRGNMVSNSMQSTAAYQADYDNPSQALLDLGKNRTGALAGIPYTVAEYRTRIARTFANWRLDKFNVDGRWRSLGEGESFTAGDWAGGYDANHFGAHDFFSTKYDLVEGEANLLLTDWLEVRAVGRWADQHSYTTFFSNALRRYPDGSTPLLSATTTATKREEIPLTGKLEAVFTKEFLKVKHKLLAGYEAAYNQAWSVNPTFNFNSLAAVTGSSNVTGSPASLTGSNILNYFDPRVHSVPNYESILTWADDTLAPGVTAQSYSRIYPEAGYAAYSGSFWKDRVTVFGGYRNTRIQQDSWNLDRNRTRLQRFLHTDQTTTDSYTVGLVYEPFPGLNFYASQNVGTEAVPAGSLINAASGFTALVTPEERAANPVPDLEGVGREAGLKVEFFDRRLIGRVGVFKLTRHNTVIIDNERTANDPRNVGTAVDPNPATQNLAQTAKVQWNRTIDGNTSAGIEIGFTWMPNRNYTMTFEASHLWTNKLTLSKPLTGTAATAQSMIDYSILNGRPLDNTPDDTVRVWQKYSFTEGKLKDLWLGLGVRYQTSVMPLASNSSWGTVLPGWTVFDAAIGHRVTVASRPVDLQLNIENLTDKLYSAGGRTWSNPRTLTFSATTRF
- a CDS encoding alpha-galactosidase, with amino-acid sequence MPILVRAEYPIGDLLVRYVAPEDRPDAWGLQLLPLARARDAVAPREWLDSPAITQLPAQWNRSRAWEVDPLVHAHVSGDVLPGGFAHGRTLRHSATTASLAVREHSRAEVDGDVVLTTVLAAACGLVCRHALSVDPRTGVATVRVTAENPTNRPLTLDYLSAFSLGGLTPFAADDASGRLHMHRFRSAWSAEGRHEERTLEALHLERSWTGHGVRSERFGQAGSLPVNGWFPFVGLEDRAAGVTWAAQVATPGTWNLEIFRRADQVALSGGGPDRLAGEWRHPLAPGASVTAPEAFLTVAVGGVDEACDRLLNAARGRAEPLPTGEAELPVVFNEWCTSWGHPTHDSLVALADRLAGTGVRYLVIDDGWAERPGDQFQQNGDWRVNRRAFPGGLRATTAAIRARGLVPGLWFEFEAINLGSAAWHETSHQLHRDGVPLEVGPRRFWDFRDPWVHDFLAERVLARLRDDGFGYLKVDCNDSIGPGVDGPLSPGENLREHLAGVQRFFARLRRELPDLVIENCSSGGHRLEPSMMALTAMSSFSDAHETSDIPLIAANLNPLVWSAQKQIWAVLRAGDSPARLNYSLAATFLGRMCLSGDVGALDEARWARLAEAIAFYREVAPLIRDGVARCRRSTGESLARPTGNQVVTFTSSDGRRVLAVWHAFADAPAVLQLALPGARSWRVANAWGDAAPTMADAKTVSWHPSAEWVGGVILLHADVD